Proteins co-encoded in one Solea senegalensis isolate Sse05_10M linkage group LG8, IFAPA_SoseM_1, whole genome shotgun sequence genomic window:
- the LOC122773747 gene encoding MAP/microtubule affinity-regulating kinase 4-like isoform X8: protein MSLRTALPGNERKPDHHASLSASRSEKGTGWSSRSLGARCRNSIALCSDEQPHIGNYRLLKTIGKGNFAKVKLARHILTGIEVAIKIIDKTQLNPTSLQKLFREVRIMKTLKHPNIVRLFEVIETEKTLYLIMEYASGGEVFDYLVARGRMREKEARAKFRQIVSAVYYCHQRKIVHRDLKAENLLLDADSNIKIADFGFSNEFTAGSKLDTFCGSPPYAAPELFQGKKYDGPEVDIWSLGVILYTLVSGSLPFDGQNLKELRERVLRGKYRVPFYMSTDCEGIIRRFLVLNPAKRCSLEQIMKDKWINIGYDGDDLKPHSEPAEDMNDSSRIDVMVGMGFTREEVRDSLVNQKYNEVTATYLLLGRKSEPDGSESRTGSSLSLARVRPSTITNGTSKHSTSSSSSAAPSSSTGHKAQRSASTYHRQRRHSDFCGPAVPGTTYPKRSPSGVGEGAGLKEERLSIRKPSTNTVGSRSIPTPSSPMVSSAHNPNKAEIPDRRKEVNSTTNNIPANAMTRRNTYVCTDRSGTDRHPLLQNGKENSTLSHRLPPASPSTHSIAGATGASSSSSTPTSRLSRGSTIRSTFHGGQIRDRRPPSHAPPASPTPSHDASPLSHARTRATSNLLSKITSKLTRRVTDEPERISRSPVTR, encoded by the exons ATGTCTTTACGCACGGCACTGCCTGGAAACGAGCGGAAACCGGACCAT CATGCCTCCCTGTCGGCCAGCCGCTCAGAGAAGGGTACTGGCTGGTCCAGCCGCTCACTTGGTGCCCGATGCCGTAACTCCATTGCCTTGTGTTCAGATGAGCAGCCACACATTGGAAACTACAGACTGCTCAAAACTATTGGCAAGGGCAACTTCGCCAAGGTCAAACTGGCACGTCACATACTGACTGGCATAGAG GTTGCAATAAAGATCATCGATAAAACACAACTGAACCCAACAAGCCTACAGAAG TTGTTTCGAGAGGTACGCATCATGAAAACGCTCAAACACCCCAACATAG TGCGGCTGTTTGAGGTGATTGAGACGGAGAAGACTCTGTACCTGATCATGGAGTATGCCAGTGGAG gcgaAGTGTTCGACTACCTCGTGGCTCGTGGCAGAATGAGGGAGAAAGAGGCCAGAGCTAAGTTCAGACAG attgtgTCAGCGGTTTACTACTGTCATCAGAGGAAGATTGTTCACAGAGACTTGAAG GCGGAAAACTTGCTACTAGATGCAGACTCCAACATTAAAATAGCTGACTTTGGCTTTAGTAACGAGTTCACTGCAGGCAGTAAACTTGACACCTTCTGCGGTTCCCCGCCCTACGCTGCCCCAGAACTCTTTCAGGGTAAGAAGTATGATGGTCCAGAGGTGGACATCTGGAGCCTGGGTGTCATCCTGTACACGTTGGTCAGTGGGTCATTGCCCTTTGACGGACAGAACCTAAAG gagCTGCGGGAGCGTGTTTTGAGGGGAAAATATCGGGTGCCTTTTTACATGTCCACAGACTGTGAGGGAATTATTCGCCGCTTCCTGGTTCTCAATCCTGCCAAGCGCTGCTCACTGGAG CAAATTATGAAAGATAAGTGGATAAATATCGGCTATGATGGCGATGATCTGAAGCCCCACTCGGAGCCTGCAGAGGACATGAATGATTCCAGTCGCATTG ATGTGATGGTTGGAATGGGCTTCACCAGAGAAGAGGTCAGAGATTCTCTGGTCAATCAGAAATACAATGAGGTCACTGCCACATACCTTCTGCTGGGACGCAAGAGTGAG CCTGATGGCAGTGAATCTCGGACTGGCAGCAGTCTGAGTCTAGCTCGAGTCCGGCCCAGCACCATCACCAATGGTACCAGCAAACActccacttcctcttcctcttccgctgcaccttcctcctccactgGTCATAAGGCACAGCGCAGCGCCTCGACATACCATCGCCAGAGACGACATTCTGACTTCT GTGGTCCAGCTGTTCCAGGGACAACGTACCCCAAACGGAGTCCTAGTGGTGTAGGTGAAGGTGCAGGGCTCAAAGAAGAGCGATTGTCAATCCGCAAACCAAGCACCAATACCGTTGGGTCCCGTAGCATCCCAACCCCCTCTAGCCCCATGGTTAGCTCCGCTCATAACCCAAATAAGGCAGAGATACCTGACCGCCGCAAAGAAGTTAACTCAACCACA AATAACATTCCTGCTAATGCCATGACTCGAAGAAACACGTACGTCTGTACAGACCGATCCGGCACTGATAGACATCCACTGCTGCaaaatggcaaagaaaacaG TACCTTATCCCACCGCCTTCCCCCTGCCTCACCCTCCACCCACAGCATTGCTGGTGCCACTGGggcctcctcttcatcctccacaccCACGTCCCGCCTCTCCAGGGGATCCACAATAAGAAGCACTTTCCATGGAGGGCAAATTAGGGACCGCCGGCCTCCCTCCCATGCTCCTCCAGCTTCCCCCACACCATCCCATGATGCCAGTCCACTGTCCCATGCCAGGACCCGAGCCACAAGCAACCTGCTGAGCAAAATCACCTCTAAGTTGACTCGCAG GGTCACAGACGAACCTGAGCGAATCAGCAGATCTCCGGTCACAAGGTGA
- the LOC122773747 gene encoding MAP/microtubule affinity-regulating kinase 4-like isoform X9 yields MSLRTALPGNERKPDHHASLSASRSEKGTGWSSRSLGARCRNSIALCSDEQPHIGNYRLLKTIGKGNFAKVKLARHILTGIEVAIKIIDKTQLNPTSLQKLFREVRIMKTLKHPNIVRLFEVIETEKTLYLIMEYASGGEVFDYLVARGRMREKEARAKFRQIVSAVYYCHQRKIVHRDLKAENLLLDADSNIKIADFGFSNEFTAGSKLDTFCGSPPYAAPELFQGKKYDGPEVDIWSLGVILYTLVSGSLPFDGQNLKELRERVLRGKYRVPFYMSTDCEGIIRRFLVLNPAKRCSLEQIMKDKWINIGYDGDDLKPHSEPAEDMNDSSRIDVMVGMGFTREEVRDSLVNQKYNEVTATYLLLGRKSEPDGSESRTGSSLSLARVRPSTITNGTSKHSTSSSSSAAPSSSTGHKAQRSASTYHRQRRHSDFCGPAVPGTTYPKRSPSGVGEGAGLKEERLSIRKPSTNTVGSRSIPTPSSPMVSSAHNPNKAEIPDRRKEVNSTTNNIPANAMTRRNTYVCTDRSGTDRHPLLQNGKENSTLSHRLPPASPSTHSIAGATGASSSSSTPTSRLSRGSTIRSTFHGGQIRDRRPPSHAPPASPTPSHDASPLSHARTRATSNLLSKITSKLTRRRT; encoded by the exons ATGTCTTTACGCACGGCACTGCCTGGAAACGAGCGGAAACCGGACCAT CATGCCTCCCTGTCGGCCAGCCGCTCAGAGAAGGGTACTGGCTGGTCCAGCCGCTCACTTGGTGCCCGATGCCGTAACTCCATTGCCTTGTGTTCAGATGAGCAGCCACACATTGGAAACTACAGACTGCTCAAAACTATTGGCAAGGGCAACTTCGCCAAGGTCAAACTGGCACGTCACATACTGACTGGCATAGAG GTTGCAATAAAGATCATCGATAAAACACAACTGAACCCAACAAGCCTACAGAAG TTGTTTCGAGAGGTACGCATCATGAAAACGCTCAAACACCCCAACATAG TGCGGCTGTTTGAGGTGATTGAGACGGAGAAGACTCTGTACCTGATCATGGAGTATGCCAGTGGAG gcgaAGTGTTCGACTACCTCGTGGCTCGTGGCAGAATGAGGGAGAAAGAGGCCAGAGCTAAGTTCAGACAG attgtgTCAGCGGTTTACTACTGTCATCAGAGGAAGATTGTTCACAGAGACTTGAAG GCGGAAAACTTGCTACTAGATGCAGACTCCAACATTAAAATAGCTGACTTTGGCTTTAGTAACGAGTTCACTGCAGGCAGTAAACTTGACACCTTCTGCGGTTCCCCGCCCTACGCTGCCCCAGAACTCTTTCAGGGTAAGAAGTATGATGGTCCAGAGGTGGACATCTGGAGCCTGGGTGTCATCCTGTACACGTTGGTCAGTGGGTCATTGCCCTTTGACGGACAGAACCTAAAG gagCTGCGGGAGCGTGTTTTGAGGGGAAAATATCGGGTGCCTTTTTACATGTCCACAGACTGTGAGGGAATTATTCGCCGCTTCCTGGTTCTCAATCCTGCCAAGCGCTGCTCACTGGAG CAAATTATGAAAGATAAGTGGATAAATATCGGCTATGATGGCGATGATCTGAAGCCCCACTCGGAGCCTGCAGAGGACATGAATGATTCCAGTCGCATTG ATGTGATGGTTGGAATGGGCTTCACCAGAGAAGAGGTCAGAGATTCTCTGGTCAATCAGAAATACAATGAGGTCACTGCCACATACCTTCTGCTGGGACGCAAGAGTGAG CCTGATGGCAGTGAATCTCGGACTGGCAGCAGTCTGAGTCTAGCTCGAGTCCGGCCCAGCACCATCACCAATGGTACCAGCAAACActccacttcctcttcctcttccgctgcaccttcctcctccactgGTCATAAGGCACAGCGCAGCGCCTCGACATACCATCGCCAGAGACGACATTCTGACTTCT GTGGTCCAGCTGTTCCAGGGACAACGTACCCCAAACGGAGTCCTAGTGGTGTAGGTGAAGGTGCAGGGCTCAAAGAAGAGCGATTGTCAATCCGCAAACCAAGCACCAATACCGTTGGGTCCCGTAGCATCCCAACCCCCTCTAGCCCCATGGTTAGCTCCGCTCATAACCCAAATAAGGCAGAGATACCTGACCGCCGCAAAGAAGTTAACTCAACCACA AATAACATTCCTGCTAATGCCATGACTCGAAGAAACACGTACGTCTGTACAGACCGATCCGGCACTGATAGACATCCACTGCTGCaaaatggcaaagaaaacaG TACCTTATCCCACCGCCTTCCCCCTGCCTCACCCTCCACCCACAGCATTGCTGGTGCCACTGGggcctcctcttcatcctccacaccCACGTCCCGCCTCTCCAGGGGATCCACAATAAGAAGCACTTTCCATGGAGGGCAAATTAGGGACCGCCGGCCTCCCTCCCATGCTCCTCCAGCTTCCCCCACACCATCCCATGATGCCAGTCCACTGTCCCATGCCAGGACCCGAGCCACAAGCAACCTGCTGAGCAAAATCACCTCTAAGTTGACTCGCAG ACGAACCTGA
- the LOC122773747 gene encoding MAP/microtubule affinity-regulating kinase 4-like isoform X6, with protein sequence MSLRTALPGNERKPDHHASLSASRSEKGTGWSSRSLGARCRNSIALCSDEQPHIGNYRLLKTIGKGNFAKVKLARHILTGIEVAIKIIDKTQLNPTSLQKLFREVRIMKTLKHPNIVRLFEVIETEKTLYLIMEYASGGEVFDYLVARGRMREKEARAKFRQIVSAVYYCHQRKIVHRDLKAENLLLDADSNIKIADFGFSNEFTAGSKLDTFCGSPPYAAPELFQGKKYDGPEVDIWSLGVILYTLVSGSLPFDGQNLKELRERVLRGKYRVPFYMSTDCEGIIRRFLVLNPAKRCSLEQIMKDKWINIGYDGDDLKPHSEPAEDMNDSSRIDVMVGMGFTREEVRDSLVNQKYNEVTATYLLLGRKSEPDGSESRTGSSLSLARVRPSTITNGTSKHSTSSSSSAAPSSSTGHKAQRSASTYHRQRRHSDFCGPAVPGTTYPKRSPSGVGEGAGLKEERLSIRKPSTNTVGSRSIPTPSSPMVSSAHNPNKAEIPDRRKEVNSTTNNIPANAMTRRNTYVCTDRSGTDRHPLLQNGKENSTLSHRLPPASPSTHSIAGATGASSSSSTPTSRLSRGSTIRSTFHGGQIRDRRPPSHAPPASPTPSHDASPLSHARTRATSNLLSKITSKLTRRVNLDPTKRQSSNKSMSGCTLPQGTKTVRSQTNLSESADLRSQVAIYLGIRKRPSPGPPDADGM encoded by the exons ATGTCTTTACGCACGGCACTGCCTGGAAACGAGCGGAAACCGGACCAT CATGCCTCCCTGTCGGCCAGCCGCTCAGAGAAGGGTACTGGCTGGTCCAGCCGCTCACTTGGTGCCCGATGCCGTAACTCCATTGCCTTGTGTTCAGATGAGCAGCCACACATTGGAAACTACAGACTGCTCAAAACTATTGGCAAGGGCAACTTCGCCAAGGTCAAACTGGCACGTCACATACTGACTGGCATAGAG GTTGCAATAAAGATCATCGATAAAACACAACTGAACCCAACAAGCCTACAGAAG TTGTTTCGAGAGGTACGCATCATGAAAACGCTCAAACACCCCAACATAG TGCGGCTGTTTGAGGTGATTGAGACGGAGAAGACTCTGTACCTGATCATGGAGTATGCCAGTGGAG gcgaAGTGTTCGACTACCTCGTGGCTCGTGGCAGAATGAGGGAGAAAGAGGCCAGAGCTAAGTTCAGACAG attgtgTCAGCGGTTTACTACTGTCATCAGAGGAAGATTGTTCACAGAGACTTGAAG GCGGAAAACTTGCTACTAGATGCAGACTCCAACATTAAAATAGCTGACTTTGGCTTTAGTAACGAGTTCACTGCAGGCAGTAAACTTGACACCTTCTGCGGTTCCCCGCCCTACGCTGCCCCAGAACTCTTTCAGGGTAAGAAGTATGATGGTCCAGAGGTGGACATCTGGAGCCTGGGTGTCATCCTGTACACGTTGGTCAGTGGGTCATTGCCCTTTGACGGACAGAACCTAAAG gagCTGCGGGAGCGTGTTTTGAGGGGAAAATATCGGGTGCCTTTTTACATGTCCACAGACTGTGAGGGAATTATTCGCCGCTTCCTGGTTCTCAATCCTGCCAAGCGCTGCTCACTGGAG CAAATTATGAAAGATAAGTGGATAAATATCGGCTATGATGGCGATGATCTGAAGCCCCACTCGGAGCCTGCAGAGGACATGAATGATTCCAGTCGCATTG ATGTGATGGTTGGAATGGGCTTCACCAGAGAAGAGGTCAGAGATTCTCTGGTCAATCAGAAATACAATGAGGTCACTGCCACATACCTTCTGCTGGGACGCAAGAGTGAG CCTGATGGCAGTGAATCTCGGACTGGCAGCAGTCTGAGTCTAGCTCGAGTCCGGCCCAGCACCATCACCAATGGTACCAGCAAACActccacttcctcttcctcttccgctgcaccttcctcctccactgGTCATAAGGCACAGCGCAGCGCCTCGACATACCATCGCCAGAGACGACATTCTGACTTCT GTGGTCCAGCTGTTCCAGGGACAACGTACCCCAAACGGAGTCCTAGTGGTGTAGGTGAAGGTGCAGGGCTCAAAGAAGAGCGATTGTCAATCCGCAAACCAAGCACCAATACCGTTGGGTCCCGTAGCATCCCAACCCCCTCTAGCCCCATGGTTAGCTCCGCTCATAACCCAAATAAGGCAGAGATACCTGACCGCCGCAAAGAAGTTAACTCAACCACA AATAACATTCCTGCTAATGCCATGACTCGAAGAAACACGTACGTCTGTACAGACCGATCCGGCACTGATAGACATCCACTGCTGCaaaatggcaaagaaaacaG TACCTTATCCCACCGCCTTCCCCCTGCCTCACCCTCCACCCACAGCATTGCTGGTGCCACTGGggcctcctcttcatcctccacaccCACGTCCCGCCTCTCCAGGGGATCCACAATAAGAAGCACTTTCCATGGAGGGCAAATTAGGGACCGCCGGCCTCCCTCCCATGCTCCTCCAGCTTCCCCCACACCATCCCATGATGCCAGTCCACTGTCCCATGCCAGGACCCGAGCCACAAGCAACCTGCTGAGCAAAATCACCTCTAAGTTGACTCGCAG GGTCAATCTTGACCCTACTAAACGTCAGAGCTCAAACAAGTCCATGTCGGGCTGCACCCTCCCACAGGGGACAAAAACAGTTA GGTCACAGACGAACCTGAGCGAATCAGCAGATCTCCGGTCACAAG TCGCCATCTATCTGGGCATCAGAAAGCGGCCGAGCCCCGGACCCCCCGATGCGGATGGGATGTGA
- the LOC122773747 gene encoding MAP/microtubule affinity-regulating kinase 4-like isoform X4 translates to MSLRTALPGNERKPDHHASLSASRSEKGTGWSSRSLGARCRNSIALCSDEQPHIGNYRLLKTIGKGNFAKVKLARHILTGIEVAIKIIDKTQLNPTSLQKLFREVRIMKTLKHPNIVRLFEVIETEKTLYLIMEYASGGEVFDYLVARGRMREKEARAKFRQIVSAVYYCHQRKIVHRDLKAENLLLDADSNIKIADFGFSNEFTAGSKLDTFCGSPPYAAPELFQGKKYDGPEVDIWSLGVILYTLVSGSLPFDGQNLKELRERVLRGKYRVPFYMSTDCEGIIRRFLVLNPAKRCSLEQIMKDKWINIGYDGDDLKPHSEPAEDMNDSSRIDVMVGMGFTREEVRDSLVNQKYNEVTATYLLLGRKSEPDGSESRTGSSLSLARVRPSTITNGTSKHSTSSSSSAAPSSSTGHKAQRSASTYHRQRRHSDFCGPAVPGTTYPKRSPSGVGEGAGLKEERLSIRKPSTNTVGSRSIPTPSSPMVSSAHNPNKAEIPDRRKEVNSTTNNIPANAMTRRNTYVCTDRSGTDRHPLLQNGKENSTLSHRLPPASPSTHSIAGATGASSSSSTPTSRLSRGSTIRSTFHGGQIRDRRPPSHAPPASPTPSHDASPLSHARTRATSNLLSKITSKLTRRVNLDPTKRQSSNKSMSGCTLPQGTKTVNEPERISRSPVTSLSFSSPQVNQGNTRCCDCRCWSLLPVVDNTVMSYLKIYIYIYIYI, encoded by the exons ATGTCTTTACGCACGGCACTGCCTGGAAACGAGCGGAAACCGGACCAT CATGCCTCCCTGTCGGCCAGCCGCTCAGAGAAGGGTACTGGCTGGTCCAGCCGCTCACTTGGTGCCCGATGCCGTAACTCCATTGCCTTGTGTTCAGATGAGCAGCCACACATTGGAAACTACAGACTGCTCAAAACTATTGGCAAGGGCAACTTCGCCAAGGTCAAACTGGCACGTCACATACTGACTGGCATAGAG GTTGCAATAAAGATCATCGATAAAACACAACTGAACCCAACAAGCCTACAGAAG TTGTTTCGAGAGGTACGCATCATGAAAACGCTCAAACACCCCAACATAG TGCGGCTGTTTGAGGTGATTGAGACGGAGAAGACTCTGTACCTGATCATGGAGTATGCCAGTGGAG gcgaAGTGTTCGACTACCTCGTGGCTCGTGGCAGAATGAGGGAGAAAGAGGCCAGAGCTAAGTTCAGACAG attgtgTCAGCGGTTTACTACTGTCATCAGAGGAAGATTGTTCACAGAGACTTGAAG GCGGAAAACTTGCTACTAGATGCAGACTCCAACATTAAAATAGCTGACTTTGGCTTTAGTAACGAGTTCACTGCAGGCAGTAAACTTGACACCTTCTGCGGTTCCCCGCCCTACGCTGCCCCAGAACTCTTTCAGGGTAAGAAGTATGATGGTCCAGAGGTGGACATCTGGAGCCTGGGTGTCATCCTGTACACGTTGGTCAGTGGGTCATTGCCCTTTGACGGACAGAACCTAAAG gagCTGCGGGAGCGTGTTTTGAGGGGAAAATATCGGGTGCCTTTTTACATGTCCACAGACTGTGAGGGAATTATTCGCCGCTTCCTGGTTCTCAATCCTGCCAAGCGCTGCTCACTGGAG CAAATTATGAAAGATAAGTGGATAAATATCGGCTATGATGGCGATGATCTGAAGCCCCACTCGGAGCCTGCAGAGGACATGAATGATTCCAGTCGCATTG ATGTGATGGTTGGAATGGGCTTCACCAGAGAAGAGGTCAGAGATTCTCTGGTCAATCAGAAATACAATGAGGTCACTGCCACATACCTTCTGCTGGGACGCAAGAGTGAG CCTGATGGCAGTGAATCTCGGACTGGCAGCAGTCTGAGTCTAGCTCGAGTCCGGCCCAGCACCATCACCAATGGTACCAGCAAACActccacttcctcttcctcttccgctgcaccttcctcctccactgGTCATAAGGCACAGCGCAGCGCCTCGACATACCATCGCCAGAGACGACATTCTGACTTCT GTGGTCCAGCTGTTCCAGGGACAACGTACCCCAAACGGAGTCCTAGTGGTGTAGGTGAAGGTGCAGGGCTCAAAGAAGAGCGATTGTCAATCCGCAAACCAAGCACCAATACCGTTGGGTCCCGTAGCATCCCAACCCCCTCTAGCCCCATGGTTAGCTCCGCTCATAACCCAAATAAGGCAGAGATACCTGACCGCCGCAAAGAAGTTAACTCAACCACA AATAACATTCCTGCTAATGCCATGACTCGAAGAAACACGTACGTCTGTACAGACCGATCCGGCACTGATAGACATCCACTGCTGCaaaatggcaaagaaaacaG TACCTTATCCCACCGCCTTCCCCCTGCCTCACCCTCCACCCACAGCATTGCTGGTGCCACTGGggcctcctcttcatcctccacaccCACGTCCCGCCTCTCCAGGGGATCCACAATAAGAAGCACTTTCCATGGAGGGCAAATTAGGGACCGCCGGCCTCCCTCCCATGCTCCTCCAGCTTCCCCCACACCATCCCATGATGCCAGTCCACTGTCCCATGCCAGGACCCGAGCCACAAGCAACCTGCTGAGCAAAATCACCTCTAAGTTGACTCGCAG GGTCAATCTTGACCCTACTAAACGTCAGAGCTCAAACAAGTCCATGTCGGGCTGCACCCTCCCACAGGGGACAAAAACAGTTA ACGAACCTGAGCGAATCAGCAGATCTCCGGTCACAAG CCTCAGCTTCTCCAGTCCACAGGTAAACCAGGGTAACACTAGGTGCTGTGACTGTAGATGCTGGTCACTGCTCCCTGTGGTAGACAATACTGTAATGTCTTATCttaaaatatatatctatatctatatctatatatag
- the LOC122773747 gene encoding MAP/microtubule affinity-regulating kinase 4-like isoform X7 produces MSLRTALPGNERKPDHHASLSASRSEKGTGWSSRSLGARCRNSIALCSDEQPHIGNYRLLKTIGKGNFAKVKLARHILTGIEVAIKIIDKTQLNPTSLQKLFREVRIMKTLKHPNIVRLFEVIETEKTLYLIMEYASGGEVFDYLVARGRMREKEARAKFRQIVSAVYYCHQRKIVHRDLKAENLLLDADSNIKIADFGFSNEFTAGSKLDTFCGSPPYAAPELFQGKKYDGPEVDIWSLGVILYTLVSGSLPFDGQNLKELRERVLRGKYRVPFYMSTDCEGIIRRFLVLNPAKRCSLEQIMKDKWINIGYDGDDLKPHSEPAEDMNDSSRIDVMVGMGFTREEVRDSLVNQKYNEVTATYLLLGRKSEPDGSESRTGSSLSLARVRPSTITNGTSKHSTSSSSSAAPSSSTGHKAQRSASTYHRQRRHSDFCGPAVPGTTYPKRSPSGVGEGAGLKEERLSIRKPSTNTVGSRSIPTPSSPMVSSAHNPNKAEIPDRRKEVNSTTNNIPANAMTRRNTYVCTDRSGTDRHPLLQNGKENSTLSHRLPPASPSTHSIAGATGASSSSSTPTSRLSRGSTIRSTFHGGQIRDRRPPSHAPPASPTPSHDASPLSHARTRATSNLLSKITSKLTRRVTDEPERISRSPVTSLSFSSPQVNQGNTRCCDCRCWSLLPVVDNTVMSYLKIYIYIYIYI; encoded by the exons ATGTCTTTACGCACGGCACTGCCTGGAAACGAGCGGAAACCGGACCAT CATGCCTCCCTGTCGGCCAGCCGCTCAGAGAAGGGTACTGGCTGGTCCAGCCGCTCACTTGGTGCCCGATGCCGTAACTCCATTGCCTTGTGTTCAGATGAGCAGCCACACATTGGAAACTACAGACTGCTCAAAACTATTGGCAAGGGCAACTTCGCCAAGGTCAAACTGGCACGTCACATACTGACTGGCATAGAG GTTGCAATAAAGATCATCGATAAAACACAACTGAACCCAACAAGCCTACAGAAG TTGTTTCGAGAGGTACGCATCATGAAAACGCTCAAACACCCCAACATAG TGCGGCTGTTTGAGGTGATTGAGACGGAGAAGACTCTGTACCTGATCATGGAGTATGCCAGTGGAG gcgaAGTGTTCGACTACCTCGTGGCTCGTGGCAGAATGAGGGAGAAAGAGGCCAGAGCTAAGTTCAGACAG attgtgTCAGCGGTTTACTACTGTCATCAGAGGAAGATTGTTCACAGAGACTTGAAG GCGGAAAACTTGCTACTAGATGCAGACTCCAACATTAAAATAGCTGACTTTGGCTTTAGTAACGAGTTCACTGCAGGCAGTAAACTTGACACCTTCTGCGGTTCCCCGCCCTACGCTGCCCCAGAACTCTTTCAGGGTAAGAAGTATGATGGTCCAGAGGTGGACATCTGGAGCCTGGGTGTCATCCTGTACACGTTGGTCAGTGGGTCATTGCCCTTTGACGGACAGAACCTAAAG gagCTGCGGGAGCGTGTTTTGAGGGGAAAATATCGGGTGCCTTTTTACATGTCCACAGACTGTGAGGGAATTATTCGCCGCTTCCTGGTTCTCAATCCTGCCAAGCGCTGCTCACTGGAG CAAATTATGAAAGATAAGTGGATAAATATCGGCTATGATGGCGATGATCTGAAGCCCCACTCGGAGCCTGCAGAGGACATGAATGATTCCAGTCGCATTG ATGTGATGGTTGGAATGGGCTTCACCAGAGAAGAGGTCAGAGATTCTCTGGTCAATCAGAAATACAATGAGGTCACTGCCACATACCTTCTGCTGGGACGCAAGAGTGAG CCTGATGGCAGTGAATCTCGGACTGGCAGCAGTCTGAGTCTAGCTCGAGTCCGGCCCAGCACCATCACCAATGGTACCAGCAAACActccacttcctcttcctcttccgctgcaccttcctcctccactgGTCATAAGGCACAGCGCAGCGCCTCGACATACCATCGCCAGAGACGACATTCTGACTTCT GTGGTCCAGCTGTTCCAGGGACAACGTACCCCAAACGGAGTCCTAGTGGTGTAGGTGAAGGTGCAGGGCTCAAAGAAGAGCGATTGTCAATCCGCAAACCAAGCACCAATACCGTTGGGTCCCGTAGCATCCCAACCCCCTCTAGCCCCATGGTTAGCTCCGCTCATAACCCAAATAAGGCAGAGATACCTGACCGCCGCAAAGAAGTTAACTCAACCACA AATAACATTCCTGCTAATGCCATGACTCGAAGAAACACGTACGTCTGTACAGACCGATCCGGCACTGATAGACATCCACTGCTGCaaaatggcaaagaaaacaG TACCTTATCCCACCGCCTTCCCCCTGCCTCACCCTCCACCCACAGCATTGCTGGTGCCACTGGggcctcctcttcatcctccacaccCACGTCCCGCCTCTCCAGGGGATCCACAATAAGAAGCACTTTCCATGGAGGGCAAATTAGGGACCGCCGGCCTCCCTCCCATGCTCCTCCAGCTTCCCCCACACCATCCCATGATGCCAGTCCACTGTCCCATGCCAGGACCCGAGCCACAAGCAACCTGCTGAGCAAAATCACCTCTAAGTTGACTCGCAG GGTCACAGACGAACCTGAGCGAATCAGCAGATCTCCGGTCACAAG CCTCAGCTTCTCCAGTCCACAGGTAAACCAGGGTAACACTAGGTGCTGTGACTGTAGATGCTGGTCACTGCTCCCTGTGGTAGACAATACTGTAATGTCTTATCttaaaatatatatctatatctatatctatatatag